The nucleotide sequence TTTCAGACCTTTGAAATAAGTTGAGGATTGATTTGTGACTAAGCATATTGGTAAATGCCATTTGGAAAGACTGTAGTctgttactgtgtgtgtgtgtgtgtgtgtgtggtggtctGCATATATCAGTTAGATAAGTGTTATTTGTGTTCGATCTTCTGGAGCCTttctgatttttgtgtgtgtctgttttccaTCAGTTATTGAGAGAAATTTATTAGAAATCTCTCCTTTTGTTGTGAATTtgtgtgtttcttcttttagtatgtttatttttgctttatatattttgaaactgtCAAACTAGGTCAGATGATGTAGTACAGATTTGTATGATATCCAAGGAATTATGGTATCTTTCTTGTAGTtagtattattataaatattgttatttattattataaaaatgtttgtcTTGTAATGCACTTGTCTTAAAAgctattttgtctaatattagTATAGCTAAgctagctttcttttgatttatatttctatcGTATATCCTttccattttattacttttattcctATGTTACTacatttaagaatttttcttATAATCAATGTATGAtggattttttattattttttaatctaaactGACAAGCTTTTCATTGTgtaacatttaatataattaccaATACATGTGAATTTTTATCATcttactatttgttttctatttaaacacctgttttatgtttctttttcctctctttcttcctttctttaatctactttttgtttttcagtttttatccTGTTACTTTATTAGTAGTTTTTTCAAATGGTTGCTCTAGAGATTATTTGTACATTCTTGACTAtagtataataaaaatgatttttatcccTTTTCTTTTAATGCTAGAATCTTAGAACACTAACTCCAGTTACACTTATGAACATCTTTTGTGTCGTTTTTGTCAtgcattttaatttacatatattttgaacACCTCAAGTTGTTTTATATTgccaatattatttatatttatccacATATTTACCTTTTCTGTTGCTCTTTATTCTTTCCTGCAATTACTTGCTTcctttaaagattattttccttctgtctgaaTCTTCTAGtgccctttttttttcatttatgactCTTGGCAATTAAATATCTCAGTCTTGGTCTGAACCCTTACTTtgcctttttttattttgaaaaatgttcagTCCTTCAGAAATGTTATACCTGTGAACATTCATGGACATTTTACCTAGATTCAACAATTAACattttttccacatttgctttctctgtttttttttaccTGATTCATTTGGGAGTTAGTTCCCCCTAAATATTCAGTATATAACTCCTAAGAATAGAGTCTTTTCCTATATAACTGCAATACAGTTATCCTACACATAATTTATCACTGATACACATTATATAATCtatattcatatttcttcatttctcaatAATGtatttgctagcattttgttttattttgattttttgttctcttttcaatTTGAGATCTAATCAAGAATCATGTGCTGTATTTAGTTGTAATGTTTTCTTGGTCTGCTTTTTTATGCAGAATTATTTCTTAgcctttttttaaacattcatgtCAAATAGTTTTGAAGTGTTGGTTACTTTTGTAGAATATCCTCAATTTGAATTTATCTTATTGTTTCATCATGATTAGATGCAAGTCAAACGTTTTTGGCTGGATATTACATTATctacattttcttatatttctagGTTGGGAGTTTTGGTATTTCATCAGGCATTCCATTCTTTGTCATACTTATATCAGTCCATGTCTTAAAGATAAGTGCTAAGGCTTCATATGTGTGATTTTCAGCTGTAACCAACATCATGGATTGCCGCGACACCTCTGTTAAAATCAACTGTATCGGGAGCCCCTAGGCCACCCCTAGATGTGATGGTGTGCTGGAAGGACTCACAGGACTAGCATGTCGTTTTGCTCATGGTTAAGATTTATTTTAGCAAAGGGGTACAAAGCAAAATCAGCAAAGGGAACAGGTGCATGGTGGGTGAAATACAGAGGAAATCAGGTCCAACTTTCCCCATGAAGCCTCATAAAATGCACGTGCTTGCTTTGTTGGTGCGTGTGATCAGCACCTGTGGAGTGTtgtctaccagggaagctcattaaaGACTTTGTGCCCAGGGAGTTCATTAGGAGCTCTTAATGAAGGCACCCTCTGCCTCGCATGTACCaaaattccagactcccagaagAAAAGTCAGTGTTCAGCATAAACCGTGTTGCTTGCACAAACAAATTAGGCACAGTGAGTGTCTCTTACAAGTTAGGGTAGCAGGAACCTTCTTGAAATACAAGTTTCTAGAAGCCAGCCAAGGGCCAGACTTGCAAGCAGGCGTTTTCAAGGATAGCAGTTTAGGTCATCTGTTAACTCTCTTCTGCAGTAGCTACCTATCCAAACACTTGACTCATCTTACTAGGAAAAGTTGTTGGGGATCTGAAATAGGTCAGCTGTGTTATATCTAATATAATCAATTTTCTTGTCAACGAAACTGACAATCAAtagtgatgaaaaagaaaattggttttctttaacattgtttGGCAATTATACTCAATGAGGAAAGATAGCAAAATTCTTCTCAATCATAAGCTTaagattttaatctttttaaatattttagattgaGGTAATCCAAATGCCAATATGTAAGTAAccttttctttgataatttttgtTATTGCGTGGAGAAAATGATTGTGTAAAGGATTATgtattcattcctttcttttagcCTAAGAAAGCTGTCAAGGTAAAACCTCGTCCGCCCGTAGCTCCTCGACCTTGTGGTAGTTCCACAGCAGCTGCTCGCCATAGGTTGCTAAGAGTCCTTCCCCACATCGGGCAGGCTTGTTTACCTTCTGCTGGGAACACACATCTCCCTGACTTGGCCAGCAGTGCAGTTTCCAGTTTGGCAGCTCTGCCCGCTGCTGATAGACCCGTATCATCGATCACTAGTGATCTTCCTAAGGAAGATGAGAACTGGGAGAGTTACACACTGTCGCACTCCAGTAGTGGCTTCAGACGACCGTCTCAGGTGCCTCACGTGGAGTTTGAAACTGACAAAGAGCTTGCTGATGCTGTGCTCCACCTTGGATCGTCCCTGCCTCGGCGCACAAAGCACTTTCCGGGAAGTCTGTCATCTAACAATGAGGATGACGCTGTTTTATTTCCAACTTCAGAAGAGTGTGTCACAGAAGAGTCACTTCCACCTGAAGTGGGTTCATCTGCTTCCATTACAGAAGGGAATGCTGGTGAACAGAGCAGTGGCGTAGGAGGCACGCGGAAGGTAAACCCAGAATCCTCTCTCATTAATGGTGATGAAGGGTCGAAAGCTAAAGAGCAGCATCTGAAACACGCTGCAAGAGTGTTGCATGGTGAATCGGTAGAGGCTTCAGTTCTCAGCCGCCATGAATTAAGGCCTCACAAGAATAGACTCTTATCACCTCTTCGCTGTTCTGCACCAATGTCACTCCATAATTCTCTGGCGAAACCACAGAGACAGTCCAAATGTTGTGAGTCTGGGAGCCTCCAGTCTTCTGCTTCACAAAACCTGCTTCGGTCACTGGATGTTCGAAATACATCTGATTCGTCTTTCTCTAGGACTACTCGCTTTCGAGCTGTTAAAGTTGATTCAACTGGGAAAAGATCTGATATTATTTCTAAAGTTGAGGCTCGGGATATCACAGAAATGGCTAACAGGGCATCCAAAGAGCCTGTTGGTTTTGTAAATAATATAGGTTTTCTTGCTTTGCTGGCCCGGAGAGCAAGCAGAGACAGCTTAGAGAGTGCACGTGGGGCAGGCAGGCTGCGGACCTCTGGAATTGGGCTGTCTACAAACCTCCAGCATTTTCAGGAAGAAAGCCTTAGGAAAAGTTCTCCTCAGTTAGAaactacagaattttttttagtaAGTATTTGCCTTTCAATGTGTTCTACTAGTTATCCTTGTAGTGATTCAGGgtactttgttttttgtttacatGTTAAATAAAGAggttcaaggttgaattcttttcaTAACTTCCTCTTAAAATGTCTGTCTAGTTTATAGAAAATTTTTTGACAgttgaattttaaataatgttttagttCTAAATTTAGAACTATAATTTGAAagtaatttaatataaattattttttatagtaccttaagattattttaattttaaacaatttatcatatttttaaaatgctaaatattttaattaatgtttttccctaataagaaattttatttgagccatcAAATTTTACTCTCTTCCATCCAAATACTAACCAGACCTGACCTTGCTGAGCTTCCAGGATCAGACAGGATCAGGCACATTGAGAGTCATATGGCCGTAGACAGCTGTGACTCTCTTGAAGGTGAAGAGTAAGTACAATATTGATGGATGTGACAGCCAGGTCCCAagttaatttacttaaaaatagattaaataatttaaagtgaaagttCATCAACATTTTtgtcataaaatataattatttcatgttAGGTGATCTCTCCTCTGTTTTCCATTAACTCACCTGTATAgatgttttgtgttttaattgtAGTCTGCCCGTGGTATTGGAATGAATGGAAATAATACAACATCAGGGAAAAGAGTAGGTAAGCTAcagataattttgaaaacaatataAGGCTAATAATTATAGCATTATGCATACTATGAATGTGAATTTTCAGAGAGTACTGAGAAGAACATTCTCTGTGGTGTATACAGAGCAAACTTCCTTAGACTTTGTTCCACTGAAGAAATGATTGAGAGAACTGACCGTAGGGCATATTTgaagacagaaacagaaattgAAGTTGAGTTCTCCATTGTCTGGAAAAGGATATGGTCTATGTGAAAAGATaagatgaatgaaaaattaaCATGTATTTCACAATTTATCTAGTCCCTGGCCACATGTGGGGTGCAGGATGAGCTTTGAGAAAATACCCTAGAAAGGTGTTTCTTAAACTCATGGTCCAATATCAAGGACAATAAGAGCTCCATTTGATGAACTGGTTATTTCTGGGTAAAAGAAAGGGACGGTCTCTTTGACTAGCACTTTCCAAGGCATACTAGCAGAAATGACTATATTATTAGCATTACTTCTACCAATAATATCTTAAAGGTATACTGGCCAAATACTTGTGAAGAAGCCATTACTGCCGTCTGTTGTGTTCTAGTGCCCAGGCTAGAGATGGGAACTCGAGCACACATGCAGCACGTTTGTAGCCCCAAGGCTCTAGAGGCTACATTACGTATTACGGCTGTCATGTGTGTTTCATGTCTTTAAAGAGATAACTAAGGTTTGTTTCCACTACTGTATAAAGCCCAAGGTTCTAAAGTTGTaatatatctactttttttttattgtaataaaatttactatcctaaccatttttaagtgtacaattgaatggtattaagtacattcacatttttaGCCAACCAGTATCACCATGTATCTCCAGAACTCATTTCATCAAAatggaaactctgtacccattaaacttTAACTCCTCATTACTCTGTCTCCCCAGACCCTGGCAACCACCGTTCTGTTTTCTGTCTATAATTTTAACTACTCTCGGTACCTCACATAAGTGaaatcattcagtatttgtctttttgtgcctGGCTTGCTTTATGTAGCATAATGTTCCCTATGttgttcatctatgttgtagcatgtgtccaAATTCCCATACTTTTtaagctgaataacattccattgtgtgtatatacagtcTTTTGCTTACCTATGCGTCTATGGATGGACACTTGTGTCACTTCTACATtttagctactgtgaataatgctactacaAACACAGTGTACAAGTATCTCTTTGAGACTCTGATTGCAGTTCTTTGAGTGTATATCCAGCAGTGGCATTACTGGAGCATGTGGCAGTCCTGGTCTCAATTTTTTAGGAATTGCTGTATCCGTTTCCATAGTAGCTGTGCTGTGCCACATTCCCAGCGGCAGTGTGCAGGTTTCCAGTTTCTCTACTTTCTCACCATActtgttattttatgttttgtctgATAGTGGGCATCCTATGATGGTATATGAGGCGGTATCTTATTGTGATTTAGattggcatttccctgatgattagttatGTTGAGTACCTCTTAATGTGCTATGTGGagatctttggagaaatgtgtgttcAAATTCCTTGCCCTGGaggcaggaaattaaaaaaaataccttgcccatttttgaatttgTGTCTTGGTTTTCTTGTCgccatatattctggatattaattccttatgtatgatttgcaaatatttctcccatctATAGGTCacctttttactctgttgatgATGTCTTGATGCTcaacagtttttaattttcataaagttcaatttgtctatttttttttctttgttgcctGTGCCGAGTATTGTGTTCAATAAATTGTTACCAAATCCACCGTTAATGAagcttttcctttatgttttcttctagaagttgtgtagttttaggtcttacattaggtctttaatacatttgaattaatttttatatatggtgtaatgtaagggtccaacttcattcttttccatgtggatatccagttttcggggcttccctgatagctcagttggtaaagaatctgcctgtaatgcaggagagcccagttcgattcctgtgtcagggagatctgctggagaagggatagacttcccaccccggtattcttgggcttcccttgtggctcagctggtaaagaatccgcctgcaatgtgggagacctgggtttgatccctgggttgggaagattccctggagaagggaaaggctacccactccagtattctggcctggagaattccatggactgtatagtccatggggtcacaaattttTCATCCAGTTTTTGAGGCTAtattcgttaaaaaaaaaaaaaaaaaacaaacaaaaaaaaacctgtcctTTTCCCCATCAAATGGTCTTATTAGtaccttgtcaaaaatcatttcaTTATATTTGTGAGAGTTTATTTCAGAGTTCTCTGttgtgttccattgatctatatgtctgtctgtATGCCAGTGCCATGCTGTTTTTGATTAATGTATCtacttttaatattataattattttcctttgagcatgtgtgctaaattgcttcagttgtgtccaactctttgcgaccccgtggactgttgcctgccaggctcctctgtctatgggattctccaggcaaaaatact is from Bubalus bubalis isolate 160015118507 breed Murrah chromosome 4, NDDB_SH_1, whole genome shotgun sequence and encodes:
- the ZFAND4 gene encoding AN1-type zinc finger protein 4 isoform X10, with the translated sequence MITIPLEDPLKKMAEYMDSSRDEVWEKTSCNKQVTLVVYQEGDQLNFFRVVDRGDGTLTPLSESLSSGSVYSLYADEDEEIEPSPSGQQIIENSITMNKMKLLKTKMENMNLSKKPKKAVKVKPRPPVAPRPCGSSTAAARHRLLRVLPHIGQACLPSAGNTHLPDLASSAVSSLAALPAADRPVSSITSDLPKEDENWESYTLSHSSSGFRRPSQVPHVEFETDKELADAVLHLGSSLPRRTKHFPGSLSSNNEDDAVLFPTSEECVTEESLPPEVGSSASITEGNAGEQSSGVGGTRKVNPESSLINGDEGSKAKEQHLKHAARVLHGESVEASVLSRHELRPHKNRLLSPLRCSAPMSLHNSLAKPQRQSKCCESGSLQSSASQNLLRSLDVRNTSDSSFSRTTRFRAVKVDSTGKRSDIISKVEARDITEMANRASKEPVGFVNNIGFLALLARRASRDSLESARGAGRLRTSGIGLSTNLQHFQEESLRKSSPQLETTEFFLSARGIGMNGNNTTSGKRVGFREELMISDIFLLGECTHHLPPVKAPVQTKKKAAKHCFLCGKKTGLATSYECRCGNNFCASHRYAETHSCTYDYKSAGRRYLQEANPVVNAPKLPKI